One window of the Cydia splendana chromosome 18, ilCydSple1.2, whole genome shotgun sequence genome contains the following:
- the LOC134799203 gene encoding signal recognition particle 14 kDa protein — MVLLGNDEFLVELTKLFQKARASGSITMTMKRYDGRTKPEPRDGTPVVKNPEYKCLIRAQSSSKKISTVIEQREVEKFSTAYTNLLRTSVNGLKRLKKPKKKAVVTQ, encoded by the exons ATGGTGTTGCTTGGTAATGACGAG TTCCTCGTCGAACTTACTAAGCTATTCCAAAAGGCACGTGCTTCAGGATCCATAACCATGACGATGAAAAGAT atGATGGACGAACTAAACCTGAGCCGCGGGACGGAACACCCGTAGTTAAAAACCCGGAGTACAAATGTTTAATTAGGGCACAATCTAGCAGCAAGAAAATATCTACAGTCATTGAACAAAGAGAAGTGGAAAAATTCAGTACAGCATATACAAACCTACTGAGGACGAGCGTTAACGGACTGAAACGCTTGAAAAAACCCAAGAAGAAGGCAGTGGTAACTCAGTAA
- the LOC134799395 gene encoding mitochondrial amidoxime reducing component 2-like, with amino-acid sequence MLQQAPYVTAAAVTAGVLGSVYYAYHIYQNRKRLPTEWTQVGTLEHIYAYPIKSCGGIAMETAMCTTLGLRDGWLRDRVLMVVDQKGNFVTARNYPELLLVQPSVRNSILTLKHRDMEPVYVNLVEVVALQSPKTAVVWGVTVPVLDCGWEVSEWFSRLLDMSAINFRLVYYATQKPRKLDLMGNTFYKFTKNDTGALPDETSYHIINAASVTDLNARLRSCQVTHHTFRPNFVVQGPQPYEEDRWRFLKIGDNVFEVIKPCLRCVLTTIDPETGVRREEREPLETLKTYRQISEPEERRASGRAPRMGLQLALRSGRGLVALRDTVLAA; translated from the exons ATGTTACAGCAAG CCCCCTACGTCACGGCCGCCGCCGTGACAGCGGGCGTTCTCGGCAGCGTCTACTACGCCTACCACATCTACCAGAACAGAAAGAGATTGCCCACGGAATGGACGCAAGTCGGTACCCTGGAGCATATCTACGCGTACCCGATCAAGTCGTGCGGGGGTATTGCCATGGAGACGGCTATGTGCACGACATTAGGGCTGAGAGATGGCTGGTTAAGAGACAG AGTGTTGATGGTTGTAGACCAGAAAGGCAACTTTGTGACGGCCAGAAACTACCCGGAGCTATTGTTGGTTCAACCCAGCGTGAGGAACTCTATCCTCACGCTGAAGCACCGCGACATGGAACCCGTCTATGTCAACCTGGTTGAG GTGGTTGCGTTGCAGAGCCCCAAGACAGCTGTGGTGTGGGGAGTGACGGTGCCTGTGTTGGACTGCGGGTGGGAGGTCTCTGAATGGTTTTCTAG GCTATTGGACATGTCTGCGATCAACTTCCGCTTAGTGTACTACGCGACGCAAAAACCGAGGAAGTTGGATCTGATGGGGAACACGTTTTACAAATTCACCAAGAATGACACG GGAGCGCTCCCAGATGAGACCTCGTACCACATAATCAACGCGGCATCCGTCACCGACCTCAACGCGCGACTGCGGTCGTGTCAGGTCACTCACCACACGTTCCGGCCAAACTTCGTGGTACAAGGCCCGCAGCCTTATGAGGAGGATCGTTGGCGATTCCTTAAGATTGGAGACAATGTGTTTGAGGTCATCAAGCCGTGCTTGAG ATGTGTACTGACAACGATCGACCCGGAAACGGGCGTACGCAGAGAGGAGCGGGAGCCACTAGAGACTTTGAAAAC CTACCGTCAGATCTCGGAGCCGGAGGAGCGCCGCGCGTCGGGCCGCGCTCCCCGCATGGGCCTGCAGCTCGCGCTCCGCTCCGGGCGCGGGCTCGTGGCCCTCCGCGACACCGTGCTCGCCGCGTGA